Proteins found in one Planococcus citri chromosome 2, ihPlaCitr1.1, whole genome shotgun sequence genomic segment:
- the LOC135834077 gene encoding uncharacterized protein LOC135834077, whose amino-acid sequence MDLDDSSFINLLDQLRSCYSKWEETKLERDALKSSVEKANNRIIELETTVCEYREKDLKTEKERNALLEAINTLHAELSEEEPASEKIDEVDENLEYWLNKVEEKLVSEFGQNKTASLSNSILKENYNCGVLPENVIESLSHQLANHDDNHYKSFSFSNNEISSSNVAASSNFSFRKDDAVNEHNYFLSNRGVNVASNNESAVENTLNRENPSQISATASQSVDSNELDKDFTDMVTVEEDFANQLQKKSKFYKDKTAIRDPVKCLQSSPSRYNFREKKSLRYYKNSDDDESSSPDDDDIFSSDHGESFSSDSSNATFNSSISATTATTSKRKKKEKRKKNKNGSDSAGIRTSRSIDSCSIRRRRPSSMSTSKPQNSMQCKIRTKRRKRGNRTENTSYFSSKFVDSSYEKGRPLTGISLKPQESIPEQNGRKCLMCQLEKPNDAALRFRSTRHLNQHLLRNHPRPNPSFYIRCPYRETTCVQYFTSMNDLLTHIISMHEDGKLFFPTKNTILQSESWFCNFCDETFTSYFHLKIHAKKHSMITGTLITCEYCEYVVYSSKIMDIHLLKCHNILTLATQSIRKFAKNIDEKCTFTVSTIEKIDEKCEVSL is encoded by the exons ATGGACTTAGACGATTCCAG tttcATTAATCTACTCGATCAACTACGTTCATGTTATTCGAAATGGGAAGAGACAAAACTGGAACGCGATGCTTTAAAATCATCTGTAGAAAAGGCTAATAATAGAATCATAGAGCTTGAAACCACCGTATGCGAATACAGAGAAAAAGACTTGAAGAccgaaaaagaaagaaatgcTTTACTCGAGGCGATTAACACTCTGCATGCGGAACTATCTGAAGAAGAGCCTgcatcagaaaaaattgatgaagttgACGAGAACCTCGAGTATTGGTTGAACAAAGTAGAAGAAAAATTAGTATCCGAGTTTGGTCAAAACAAAACTGCATCACTTAGCAACAGTATATTGAAAGAAAACTATAATTGTGGAGTGCTTCCGGAAAATGTCATCGAATCATTGTCGCACCAGCTTGCGAATCATGATGACAATCATTACAAATccttttcattttccaacaatgaaatttcatcgtCAAACGTTGCagcatcttcaaatttttcattcagaaaagaTGACGCGGTAAATGAGCACAATTATTTTCTGTCCAATCGTGGCGTTAATGTTGCTTCCAATAATGAATCCGCTGTTGAAAACACACTCAATCGAGAAAATCCATCTCAAATCAGTGCTACTGCATCACAATCTGTTGACTCGAATGAACT GGATAAGGATTTTACGGATATGGTAACTGTAGAAGAAGACTTTGCAAAtcagttacaaaaaaaatccaaattttataaAGACAAGACTGCTATAAGAGATCCTGTGAAGTGCCTGCAAAGTTCTCCTTCGCGCTATaatttcag agaaaaaaaatctctgcgatattataaaaattcggATGACGATGAAAGTTCTTCTCCGGAtgatgatgacattttttcttcagatcACGGTGAAAGTTTTTCTTCGGATTCTTCAAATGCTACATTCAATTCATCGATAAGTGCCACAACAGCTACAACTTCCAAACGTAAAAA GaaagaaaaacgcaaaaagaataaaaacgGTTCGGATAGTGCCGGGATTAGGACCTCTAGATCCATAGATTCTTGTTCTATAAGACGTCGAAGACCATCGTCCATGTCAACATCGAAACCACAAAACAGCATGCAGTGTAAAATTCGCACCAAGCGCAGAAA AAGAGGAAATCGCACCGAGAATACAAGCTATTTCAGTTCAAAGTTTGTGGATTCTTCTTATGAAAAAGGAAGACCATTGACTGGGATATCATTGAAACCACAGGAAAGCATTCCTGAGCAGAATGGCAG GAAATGTTTGATGTGTCAGCTAGAAAAACCAAATGATGCAGCCCTAAGATTCCGCAGCACTCGTCATCTCAATCAGCACCTATTGAGAAATCATCCTAGACCGAATCCTTCTTTTTATATTCGTTGCCCATATAGAGAGACGACATGCGTACAATATTTTACATCCATGAACGATTTGCTCACTCATATAATATCGATGCACGAAgatggaaaattgttttttcccacaaaaaacACTATTCTTCAATCAGA ATCATGGTTTTGTAATTTCTGCGATGAAACTTTTACGagttattttcatttgaaaatccaCGCTAAAAAACACTCCATGATTACCGGAACTTTAATAACTTGTGAATATTGCGAATACGTTGTGTACTCGTCGAAAATAATGGATATCCATTTATTAAAATGTCACAATATACTTACGTTGGCAACTCAATCGATACGgaaatttgcgaaaaacataGATGAGAAATGTACTTTTACTGTTAGTACTATTGAAAAGATCGATGAAAAATGTGAAGTCtctttatag